The sequence CCAAGGCCTCGGGAACAATAATCAACACCCTCGACATTTGAGACGTGACCAGGAGACGGTGAATGATCAGACCAGCCTCAATGGTTTTGCCCAACCCGGTTTCATCAGAGAGCAGAACCCGCGGGAAATAACGACCGGATACTTCTCCTGCAATATAAAACTGGTGGGGAATCAAATCCACCTGACCGCCTAAAAATCCCCTGGCCGGTGATTGCTGATACGCCCCCTGGGCCGATCTGATGCGATATCTTAAATCAAACTTGGCAGATGTTCCGGCAAGTCCGGAAAGAAGCTTGGAAAAAGGCATGTCCACGGCTAACACCGATGACAAGTCAGACTCAAACAGCTGTTTCTCTCCTTGAAAATAGGTCAGAATACCACCATTGTCCTCTACTTTTTCTACAGTCATCTGTATTCCGTCTTCTGCGCTGATCCGATCTCCGGGCTGAAACCGCATCCGCTTGATCGGTGCGGCCGCCCGGCTGTATGTTCTGGCGCAGTCCGAACCGGGGAAATGCAAGGTAATGGTCCTTGGATCAAAAGAAGAAAGAATCCCCAACCCTAATTCAGGCTCTGTTTCTGAAACCCACCGTTGTCCTTTACAAAGACTGTTTGTCATAAACTCGTCGCTCATGCCGCGTTCAACTCACCAATGATAATTGTTTAAAAAATAGGGGGTGTTATGCCATCCCCGGATGGGGAAGTCAAGCTCAGCCCAGAATGCTGAACACAATCATACCTTTAAAAAACGGAGTATAAGTCTTCCCTCTTAAGATCGCATCCTATTTTGATGATGGACAAAAACAAACCTTGCTGATATGAAAACCTATTCGGTCAATAACGGCCATGGGCCGATCTGGCGGACACAAAAAACTATGAAAAACCTTTTAACCACAGAACACACGGCAGTCACAGAACTCTATCTTCTGTGATTTCCGAGGTTAAACTTTTCCACATAAAAAACTTCAGCGAGAAATGCGGCATGATGAACAAAACCAGTATAGAGGACCGAGACCAGGCCCTCATGAAAAAATTTAGAAACATTGTCGAGGAGAAGAAACAACTCGATGAACAGGAGCCTCAAAATCGCCCATGGCCTGCCTTCACATTGGCAGGGTTCATCGTGGCAGCAATCATCGTGGCCATAGCCTACCACATGATACCCGAACGTGTGCATACGGCCCCCTCTCCCACCCCGGCAAAAGTTAAGACCGCCGCCCTAAAAACGCCTGTATCCATGCCTGACCCCACATTAGCGGAGGTGGAGAAACCGAGTATCCCCGATGAAAAGCCGCCCCAAGAACCCCTGCCCGAATCGGCACCAGTCATACCGGCAAAAGAGGAGGCGCCGTCTTTAAAGGTTGTACAGCCCCCGGAAAAGGCAGCTCCCATAGAGACACTTCCGGAAATCGTCAACAGCACCGATGCGACCATCAAAGAACTGGTTATCTGCCGCAGCATCAAAAACAGACAATATGTTTCTCCAGAGAACCGTTTTTCAATGAAAAACGGTGCAAAGCCCGTGGTCTGGACATGGATGAACGCCCTGACCGACAAGCCTCCCCAAGAGCTGAGCCACATCTATTACTTCAACGGCAAAAGATTCTGTAGGGTCATTCTCCCGGTCCCCTTCCCCAGGACCCGCACCTGGAGCAAAGTAACAATGAAAAGACCCGCGCAGGCAGGATCATGGCGTGTGGACGTCGTCAACAAGAATGGGCAGGTAATCGCAAGAGCCAATTTCACCGTTGAAATCTGACAGAGGCGTTCAGCTTTGGGTCCCTTCCCGAATCCTAAAAACAACCTTATCTTAAATGGTCGGGGTTCACGTCAGGAGAGAAAATCAACGCCGATACCAGTGTGGTCAACTCGGGCGATCTGACCGTTTCGCCGCTGGGGGCCTGTCCCGGCGGTTTGAAAGGTTATAACAATAAAATCGTTTTTTTTGTATTTTTCCGGCGTCTTGGATTTGATGAAAATACCGGAGTAACTCAGATCCCGGGCCTGTCCCTTATACAGGATACCTTTGTTTATAAAGTCTACAAAACCATGAAACTCGGTTCTGGGAAACCTGCGACGTTCCGACTCTTCAGAAACTTTTGCGCGTGGTCCGGCTGTACCTGCTTCGGGAAAAACATCTTCGTCTATGCTGCGGTTGTAACTGAGGACATAAATATTTTTTGCAGTGGCCGTGTCCGTATCCCGTTTAGCCCACCTGAAAAGCCTAAAAAGGTACACGCAAATAATGATCAAGATTACAGAAATTATGAGGATGAATAGAATGTTCATAGGCGTCACCTGTTCTTTCTGCAACGAAAATGCAAATTGATTTAGGACCTCAAATGAAATAAAGTATACGAAATTGCCGTCCTTAATTTATACCGCTGTAAAGAACTCGATTACCCAACAGCAAATCATTTCCAGGTAAAAATTACAAGAATAAAGATGGGACGGTATATATTTAGACGCTATATATAAGCAGAAAGGGGTTGATGCTTTTCCTTTGATTTTTTATAAGAAAGTCTGGGTAAGTTACTCTGATCTTTCAAGCTTCTTTGTGGGCCGAGGCCTGGGTGTAGATAGACCAAGGACGGCCCGTGGCCGTTATATAAAAATCTGGGTAACATACTCAGATTACCACCGGATATTATAGCTATTTTTTAAAAGGTTCCGACCAATGATCATTGATGCTCACGCTCATATCTACCCTGACGATGTCGCGCATAAAACGCTAAGTACTGTAATGAAAAACGGCAATGGTCTGGTGAGTATCCACACCGATGGGACGCTCAGCGGTCTTGTTTCATCAAGTGAATGATCTTTTAGGGAACAGGGGATGTTATTTCGATATCGCCTGGATTTTAGAAAAAATGAGAGCAGATAACGTCGCCAGGGCGTTGTACAGACAAAATGACGATTATTTTCTCTTTGGCACTGACACGCCATGGTGCGACCAAACAGATTATGTACAGCTGATCCAAAAGTCCGATACCCTGACCCAGGACCAAAGAGATAAGCTATTCTTTAAAAACATACTCAAACTTATCGACTTGCCATGAAAAATATTTTTGAAAAAATAAAGAAATCCAGTCCCTTGCCCCAGCTGCCCCAGGTGATGATACAGTTGATCCGAGCCTGCGGTAAAGAGAATACAAATATTGACGAAGTAACCCAAATCATCAGCCGGGATGCGGGACTTACGGCAAAGCTGCTGGCCATCATTGCCTCTTCCCATGTAAACCTGGCAAAACAGGTTACCACTATCAAATCTGCGGTGGTGTATCTGGGACTGGATACGGTGCGCAATATCGCCATCAGTTCTTCGGCCATGCAGTTTTTTAAATTTTCCAACGCCACGGACAACTTCAACATCAACAGGTTCTGGTATCATTCCTACAAATGCGCGGTTTTGGCCCAACGCATCGCCCGTGAAAAAAAACAGGCTAATTCGGACCAGTATTTTCTGGCAGGGCTTCTCCATGATATCGGCACCCTATTGCTCATGGCAACCTTTCCGGAAGAATACAAGGAGATTGAAGCCAGGGTAAACCAGGGACAAGATGAGTTTGATGCCCAGACGGATATCCTTGATATAGATGGCCCCAAAGTCAGTGCCTGGCTGTTCAAACAGTGGCATCTGCCCCCACTGATATCTGATGCCGTGGGGTTTTTAAGTCAACCTCCGGCACGCATCCAAGAAGAATCCGACCATATTAAAATTCTTTTTATGGCCAACCTCATGGCAGAACCGGAAAGCACAACGGTGACAAAGGATGCACAAGATCTGACAGACATACCCACTGCCGTGTTGAATGACATCGCGGTCCAGGCTGAAAACGAAGTCCATCAAACAGCCA is a genomic window of uncultured Desulfobacter sp. containing:
- a CDS encoding DUF2914 domain-containing protein, whose amino-acid sequence is MMNKTSIEDRDQALMKKFRNIVEEKKQLDEQEPQNRPWPAFTLAGFIVAAIIVAIAYHMIPERVHTAPSPTPAKVKTAALKTPVSMPDPTLAEVEKPSIPDEKPPQEPLPESAPVIPAKEEAPSLKVVQPPEKAAPIETLPEIVNSTDATIKELVICRSIKNRQYVSPENRFSMKNGAKPVVWTWMNALTDKPPQELSHIYYFNGKRFCRVILPVPFPRTRTWSKVTMKRPAQAGSWRVDVVNKNGQVIARANFTVEI
- a CDS encoding PilZ domain-containing protein; this translates as MNILFILIISVILIIICVYLFRLFRWAKRDTDTATAKNIYVLSYNRSIDEDVFPEAGTAGPRAKVSEESERRRFPRTEFHGFVDFINKGILYKGQARDLSYSGIFIKSKTPEKYKKNDFIVITFQTAGTGPQRRNGQIARVDHTGIGVDFLS